The Deltaproteobacteria bacterium sequence ATTGAGCGCTACATCCACATGCTGGCGCGAAAGAAACTGAGCCCCGACTATTTCGAGGACAATGAGATCCTTCTGGACGTGCCCCAACCCGAACAGACCGAGGGAGACTATTGTCTGGGCCGGGTCTACCACGGCCAGATACCCCAGGAACAGACCTTTGGTTTGAGGCGCGCGGAGATCATCCGGCACACTTCCATTTTCGGCTCCACCGGAAGCGGGAAAACCAATACCGGTCTTCTTCTTGTCCTGAATCTGCTGCGGGACAACGTGCCGTTCATGATTTTTGACTGGAAACGAAACTATAGGGACCTGCTGGACAGGGAGAATCCCCGACTGCGGCAGTTTACCGCCGGAAAAGAGATCCTGGTTTTCACGGTGGGAAAGGATCTGTCGCCCTTTTATTTTAATCCCATGATCCCGCCGCCCGGCGTCAGCCAAAACATCTGGAACCGAAAGCTCATGGAGATCATGGGCGACGCCTATTTTCTGGGTTTCGGGGTGTTCGACATCCTGGAGCAATATATGGACGGCGCTGCATGCTTCCGTGATGTCCACAACGTGGTCATCACGCAGACCGCGAGAGGCAGGAGGGCGGACTGGTGGGATTCTACCATGCGGGCGCTCCGGAGGGTCTCCACCGGTGATATTTCAAGAATGTACAACGTCCGGAGACCGCCGATGCCGATCCCCGACCTTCTGAAAAGGAACGTCATCTTCGAAATGGAGGCCCTGCCGGAAAAGGACAAGCCGTTTTTTGTGGAATCACTGCTTTTGTGGATTCACCACTACCGGCTGAATGAGTCGGGGCCTCGGGAAAAGCTGAAGCACATGATTTTGATTGAGGAAGCCCACCACATGATGTCCCGGAAGAAGGAAAAACTTTCCGGCGAAGAGCCAATCACGGATATCCTGATACGTGAAATTCGTGAGTTCGGAGAGGGCGTCGTGGTCATCGATCAGGAGCCGTCGAAGATTTCTACCCCTGCCCTGAACAATACGTACACCACCATAGGCATGAGCATGAAGTACGAGGACAACATCAACGCCCTCGGCGCTGCGATGGCTTTGGATTATAAGAAGCGCAAGTACTTCAACAACCTGGACACGGGCTTTGGGATCGTCAAGCTCCAAGGCCGGGGCCTTTATTCCCCTTTCCTGGTCAGGTTCCCGGAAGTAAAGATCCGCAAAGGGGCGGTCACCAATGAAATGCTCCGGGAATGGATGCCCCGGTTTGATGCTCAACAGGTCGAGATCGAGGCTGGGCCGCAAAAGCAGGAGCGGCCGTCAAAGAAAGAGGACGGTGAAGGTCATGAGGGTGGGATAAATAAAGAACTCTCTCCGGAGGAGCAGGAGTTTCTCGCTGATGTGATTCTTCATGCGAATGACCCGGTGTACGACCGGTACAGCCGCCTTGGATGGAGTCCCCACTCCGGTGGACGGATAAAGGGGCTTCTTATCCAGAAAGGTTTGATAAACGAGAAGATGGAACGGACCGGTGAAGGCTGGTTCAAGAGGGTTGGACTGATCGGAGAGACGAAAAGAAAAGGCGGACCTGTTCATGAGCTTGTGGTCAATGCGATCCGACAGGGCCTGAAGCGGGATGGATGGCGGTTTGAGATAGATTTTTCGTTGGGCGGCGGCCAGGAAGTGGACCTAGTGGCTTTCAAGGGCAATCAAAAAGCCGCCTTCGAGATCGAAAGCATGGAGTGCGGGAAGGCCAAGGTCCAGGCGCTCCTGAATGTCCGGAAATGCCTTGATGCCGGTTTTGATCCGGTAATCAGCGTGGGAATAACCGAAAAGGCGGTTAAAAGGCTAAATGATGCGCTTGTAAAGACCGGTTTGGACAGCGATCCGAGGGTAAAAGTGAGGAGTTTTGGAGAATTC is a genomic window containing:
- a CDS encoding ATP-binding protein, with amino-acid sequence MTKLGPRIGKQKAHDLWIAYKATKDQSIERYIHMLARKKLSPDYFEDNEILLDVPQPEQTEGDYCLGRVYHGQIPQEQTFGLRRAEIIRHTSIFGSTGSGKTNTGLLLVLNLLRDNVPFMIFDWKRNYRDLLDRENPRLRQFTAGKEILVFTVGKDLSPFYFNPMIPPPGVSQNIWNRKLMEIMGDAYFLGFGVFDILEQYMDGAACFRDVHNVVITQTARGRRADWWDSTMRALRRVSTGDISRMYNVRRPPMPIPDLLKRNVIFEMEALPEKDKPFFVESLLLWIHHYRLNESGPREKLKHMILIEEAHHMMSRKKEKLSGEEPITDILIREIREFGEGVVVIDQEPSKISTPALNNTYTTIGMSMKYEDNINALGAAMALDYKKRKYFNNLDTGFGIVKLQGRGLYSPFLVRFPEVKIRKGAVTNEMLREWMPRFDAQQVEIEAGPQKQERPSKKEDGEGHEGGINKELSPEEQEFLADVILHANDPVYDRYSRLGWSPHSGGRIKGLLIQKGLINEKMERTGEGWFKRVGLIGETKRKGGPVHELVVNAIRQGLKRDGWRFEIDFSLGGGQEVDLVAFKGNQKAAFEIESMECGKAKVQALLNVRKCLDAGFDPVISVGITEKAVKRLNDALVKTGLDSDPRVKVRSFGEFWKELKNNRAEGH